In uncultured Methanobacterium sp., a genomic segment contains:
- a CDS encoding toprim domain-containing protein, which translates to MEIRNPIDVRIIVEGASDVENVSRALQNIALGAEYHITISSIIPTTNIEIAKKAVNGADILLIATDVDAPGRELAEKFQKVLKKEVGHIERMKLPFGHDVEYIDPVLIRREIKNAIIRSGLLSIANLGRFQETKDKLRESDAKIKELDKEIQDLSLQKEELISENQELTDSQERLKLKQKDLQEDLKVTKQRYADVKNQYGILINKNLYERFSLSELWKETFNETLNEEEHITFITSEFKPDNITLGQGFIAAPSRKDAVDWLKVIRTVLIFYDSKIEDLKEEIGDEKFNPHLLKE; encoded by the coding sequence ATGGAAATCAGAAATCCCATCGATGTGCGTATCATTGTGGAAGGAGCTTCAGACGTGGAAAACGTCTCCCGGGCATTACAGAACATTGCCCTGGGAGCGGAGTACCACATAACCATCTCCTCCATTATACCCACCACCAACATAGAAATAGCAAAAAAAGCAGTTAATGGTGCAGATATTCTTTTAATCGCCACTGATGTGGATGCCCCTGGAAGAGAACTGGCTGAAAAATTCCAGAAAGTTCTTAAAAAAGAAGTGGGTCATATAGAAAGGATGAAACTCCCCTTCGGTCATGACGTGGAGTACATTGACCCAGTACTCATCAGAAGGGAAATTAAAAACGCCATAATTCGTTCTGGATTATTATCCATTGCTAACCTGGGACGTTTCCAAGAAACTAAAGACAAGCTCAGAGAATCTGATGCTAAAATTAAGGAATTGGATAAAGAAATTCAAGATCTGTCTTTACAAAAGGAAGAACTCATCTCAGAGAATCAAGAACTGACTGATTCCCAGGAAAGGTTGAAATTAAAGCAAAAAGATTTACAGGAAGATTTAAAGGTTACTAAACAGCGCTACGCGGATGTGAAGAACCAGTACGGAATTTTAATAAATAAAAATTTGTACGAAAGATTTTCTCTCAGTGAACTGTGGAAGGAGACCTTTAATGAAACCTTAAATGAAGAAGAACATATTACTTTTATTACCAGCGAATTTAAACCAGATAACATTACTTTAGGGCAAGGTTTCATAGCTGCCCCATCTAGAAAAGATGCAGTGGACTGGTTAAAAGTTATTCGTACGGTGCTCATTTTTTACGATTCAAAAATTGAAGATCTTAAGGAAGAAATAGG
- a CDS encoding 50S ribosomal protein L37e, which translates to MKGTPSFGKRNKKTHIRCRRCGKNSYNARKRYCSACGFGRTKRVRTYNWQNKKLNGYRLK; encoded by the coding sequence TTGAAAGGTACACCATCATTTGGTAAACGTAATAAAAAAACCCATATCCGCTGTAGACGATGCGGGAAAAATTCATACAATGCCAGGAAGCGCTACTGTTCAGCTTGTGGATTCGGAAGAACCAAAAGGGTCAGGACCTACAACTGGCAGAACAAGAAACTTAATGGTTACAGGTTGAAATAG
- a CDS encoding LSm family protein — MSVQKNVNTSRPLDVLGRALNSQVLIKLKGGREFRGVLESFDMHMNLVLNDAEELESGESSRRLGVVLIRGDNIVYISPG, encoded by the coding sequence GTGAGTGTACAGAAGAATGTAAATACATCACGACCATTAGATGTTTTAGGTCGAGCCCTTAACTCTCAAGTGTTAATTAAACTTAAAGGCGGCAGAGAATTCCGTGGAGTTCTTGAAAGCTTTGATATGCATATGAATTTAGTTCTGAATGACGCTGAAGAATTAGAAAGCGGCGAATCATCAAGAAGATTAGGCGTGGTCCTCATACGTGGGGATAACATAGTATACATATCACCAGGATAA
- a CDS encoding RNA-binding protein, translated as MKIKKRYHLKKKKLKDFQDKLGPYASLIPSKSKVEILESDLPDLILVDGDPLIIILDGEPFPTLKGALKHPIQSHMVVVDMGAVKFMTSGADVMSPGIVEADPQIQKGDTVIVVDETHRKPLAMGTAIISGEEMVDKDKGKAVKTLHYVGDKIWNLDV; from the coding sequence TTGAAAATAAAAAAAAGATATCATCTGAAAAAAAAGAAACTAAAAGATTTTCAAGACAAACTAGGGCCTTATGCCTCTTTAATACCTTCTAAATCAAAAGTAGAGATATTGGAAAGTGATCTGCCTGATTTGATCCTGGTAGATGGTGATCCCCTCATTATAATCCTGGATGGTGAACCATTTCCCACCCTGAAGGGAGCCCTAAAACATCCCATCCAAAGTCACATGGTGGTGGTGGACATGGGGGCAGTGAAATTCATGACCAGTGGAGCCGATGTGATGTCTCCAGGTATTGTGGAGGCCGATCCCCAGATCCAGAAGGGAGATACAGTCATAGTGGTTGATGAAACCCACCGTAAACCCCTGGCCATGGGAACCGCTATCATATCTGGAGAAGAAATGGTGGATAAAGATAAAGGCAAGGCAGTGAAGACATTACACTATGTTGGGGATAAGATCTGGAATCTTGATGTTTAA
- the arfB gene encoding 2-amino-5-formylamino-6-ribosylaminopyrimidin-4(3H)-one 5'-monophosphate deformylase codes for MVELRYSSGKILSPGVHRIGIMAIGSHLENHGAALPIDTDSKIASYLAFQASIRTGAKFLGILYAATEYDYVNHGIHLPADILVEKELVPTLKNARNNLNLEAVVLVNGHGGNVPIKDYLDGIEEETGLKLIFNNKIVEIEGPHAGTGELSMGVILGMADESRLSEHCQFDTYPEVGMVGLHKARHQNKGIDEGASVVQEQGVCVDRKLGESLLENAICDIIHDIKILLS; via the coding sequence ATGGTAGAACTAAGATACTCCTCAGGTAAGATACTTTCACCGGGTGTTCATAGAATAGGAATCATGGCTATTGGTTCACACCTGGAGAACCATGGTGCAGCACTTCCCATTGATACTGATTCTAAAATAGCATCTTACCTGGCATTCCAGGCCTCAATCCGCACAGGAGCCAAATTTTTGGGTATATTATATGCTGCAACCGAGTATGATTATGTTAACCATGGCATCCATCTACCTGCAGATATTCTGGTTGAAAAAGAATTGGTTCCCACTTTAAAAAATGCCCGAAATAATTTGAATCTAGAAGCAGTGGTTCTGGTAAATGGTCATGGGGGGAATGTACCCATCAAAGATTATCTGGATGGTATTGAAGAGGAAACTGGCCTTAAACTCATCTTCAACAACAAGATTGTGGAAATTGAGGGACCCCACGCAGGCACAGGAGAGCTTTCCATGGGTGTGATCCTTGGAATGGCCGATGAATCCCGCCTTAGTGAACACTGCCAGTTTGATACATACCCTGAAGTGGGAATGGTTGGCCTCCACAAGGCACGCCATCAAAATAAGGGTATTGATGAAGGTGCATCTGTAGTTCAAGAACAGGGTGTTTGTGTGGATCGCAAATTAGGAGAATCCTTGCTTGAAAATGCTATTTGTGACATTATACATGATATTAAAATTTTGTTGAGTTAA
- a CDS encoding AIM24 family protein — protein MFCPNCGTEVNGKFCPNCGESMETTIDEPVQTPEIQPAAAAAPVTGSSSKYSVNDFINKTMEKNGSGETFEIENNYLLNINLNGKVWSKKGAMVAYTGDVRFKREGTLEHGIDRFVKKAVTGESSTLMKMEGRGKVFLADQGKEIVVLNLQNERIYVNGNDLLAFEEQIDWDITMMSSGVGMSAGGLFHVKLEGTGMVAITTHFTPITLVVTPDQPVYTDPNATVAWSGGLSPSVKTDIDFKTLLGKDSGETFQLKFQGQGFVIVQPFEEY, from the coding sequence ATGTTTTGTCCCAACTGTGGAACTGAAGTTAATGGAAAATTTTGCCCAAACTGTGGTGAATCAATGGAAACAACCATAGATGAGCCTGTTCAAACTCCTGAAATACAACCCGCAGCTGCCGCTGCACCAGTTACTGGTTCTTCCAGTAAATATTCAGTTAATGATTTCATCAACAAAACCATGGAAAAAAATGGTTCTGGTGAAACATTTGAGATTGAAAACAACTACTTACTGAACATAAACCTCAATGGTAAGGTTTGGTCCAAAAAAGGAGCAATGGTAGCATATACGGGGGATGTCCGCTTTAAAAGAGAGGGAACTTTAGAACATGGGATTGATCGATTCGTTAAAAAAGCAGTGACCGGGGAATCAAGCACTTTAATGAAAATGGAAGGCAGAGGTAAAGTTTTCCTGGCAGATCAGGGGAAAGAGATCGTTGTTTTAAACCTCCAAAACGAAAGAATTTACGTTAATGGAAATGATCTACTGGCCTTTGAAGAACAGATTGACTGGGACATAACCATGATGAGCTCTGGTGTGGGAATGTCCGCTGGCGGATTGTTCCATGTAAAACTGGAAGGAACCGGTATGGTAGCAATAACCACTCATTTCACACCCATCACCCTGGTGGTAACTCCAGATCAACCGGTGTACACCGATCCCAATGCCACAGTGGCCTGGTCTGGTGGTTTAAGTCCATCTGTAAAAACAGACATAGACTTTAAAACACTTTTAGGGAAAGATAGTGGTGAAACATTCCAGTTAAAATTCCAGGGTCAGGGATTCGTAATAGTACAACCATTCGAAGAGTATTAA
- a CDS encoding ATP cone domain-containing protein, whose translation MTKVLKKKGKVESFNPDKIKGSLQKATIDAGYSLDEKKDIINQVFTNINKKIDEEKEIKSETIKMCLLTELDKCEPYIAKSWRRFDDKYKSR comes from the coding sequence ATGACCAAAGTTCTAAAAAAGAAAGGCAAGGTTGAATCATTTAATCCAGATAAAATTAAAGGTTCGCTCCAAAAAGCAACTATAGATGCAGGATACAGTCTGGATGAGAAAAAAGATATCATAAACCAGGTTTTTACTAATATCAATAAAAAGATCGATGAAGAAAAAGAAATTAAAAGTGAAACCATCAAAATGTGCCTTTTAACAGAATTAGACAAATGCGAACCATATATTGCTAAATCATGGCGTAGATTTGATGATAAATATAAATCAAGATAA